Proteins co-encoded in one Blastocatellia bacterium genomic window:
- a CDS encoding serine/threonine-protein kinase produces MLEADTVIQGRYRIISQIAKGGMGIVYLARDENLGVTVAVKQNFFNDQRLIEAFKREARLLAGLRHASLPQVKDYFINEVGQFLVMEYIAGNDLGAILEKRQQKIAPVGKPKPFEVGEVVQWAEQLLDALDYLHTLPEPVIHRDIKPQNLKLAGRNQIILLDFGLAKGKPQWVTRVTSSGSIYGYTPNYAPLEQIRGLGTDPRSDLYGLGATLYHLLTGVPPVDAATRADAFIGNEPDPLLAANEVAANVPREVAAVLAKALEQHRNQRPASAAEMLELLRTAKLSTVIDRPAGENTEITPVVEFAAREEDAWLPTEIGLSKQAEQEEREAQQEAESRRRAEQEHRATEAATLAFDQERQTRDAAAMQPSEERLQEPQAKARIATESKAARHWKAALAVIAGVALLAVLAWAIVNGLGKSNKPKAGDEADDGSGGTTPARLKAGVRAIPNKVYEVSFSDDGRLLASAGEEAVVRLWQTDGEKQLAGRGGVGKCVAVSPDGATLASGSSDNVILLWRASDGQALKTLTGHSDRIFSIGFSPDGQTLFSASDDRTVRLWRVSDGGLIKTVSTPEKGYLIVTVSPDLRLVAYYRPGSPFKLWSLEANSQVRLLKGKVPEVYCGAFSRDGQVLALGSTSGEVQLWRVSDGRLLQSLGEFKARVNSIAFSANGKLLAAGFDNGTIRLWRVSGGEFLVRLPGHTESVNSVSFSADGRTLASGSDDNTVRIWEIAEN; encoded by the coding sequence ATGCTCGAAGCCGACACCGTCATCCAGGGGCGCTATCGGATCATCAGCCAGATCGCCAAAGGCGGCATGGGAATCGTTTACCTGGCGCGCGACGAAAACCTCGGCGTCACGGTCGCCGTCAAACAGAACTTTTTCAACGACCAGCGATTAATCGAAGCCTTCAAACGCGAAGCGCGCCTGCTCGCAGGCTTGCGCCACGCTTCACTGCCGCAGGTCAAAGATTACTTCATCAACGAGGTCGGCCAGTTTCTCGTCATGGAGTACATTGCCGGTAACGACCTCGGCGCGATTCTCGAAAAGCGCCAACAAAAGATCGCGCCGGTCGGTAAGCCCAAGCCGTTCGAGGTCGGCGAAGTCGTCCAATGGGCCGAGCAGTTGCTCGACGCCCTGGATTACCTGCACACCTTGCCCGAACCGGTGATTCATCGCGACATCAAGCCGCAGAACCTGAAGCTCGCCGGACGCAATCAAATCATCCTGCTCGACTTCGGCCTGGCGAAAGGCAAGCCCCAGTGGGTGACGCGGGTGACTTCGTCGGGCAGTATTTATGGTTACACGCCGAACTACGCGCCGCTCGAACAGATTCGCGGCTTAGGGACGGACCCGCGCTCGGACCTTTACGGGCTCGGCGCGACACTTTATCACCTGCTGACGGGCGTGCCGCCGGTGGACGCGGCGACGCGGGCCGACGCCTTCATCGGCAACGAGCCGGACCCTTTGCTCGCCGCCAACGAAGTCGCCGCCAACGTGCCGCGCGAGGTCGCGGCGGTGTTGGCGAAAGCCTTGGAACAGCACCGCAACCAGCGGCCCGCGTCGGCGGCGGAAATGTTAGAGCTGCTGCGCACCGCTAAGCTCTCGACCGTGATTGATCGCCCCGCCGGTGAGAATACCGAGATCACGCCGGTGGTCGAGTTTGCGGCCCGCGAAGAAGACGCCTGGCTGCCGACAGAGATCGGGCTCAGTAAACAGGCCGAACAGGAGGAGCGCGAAGCGCAGCAGGAAGCCGAAAGCCGCCGACGCGCCGAGCAGGAACACCGCGCCACAGAAGCCGCCACCTTAGCCTTTGACCAGGAGCGGCAAACGCGAGATGCGGCGGCCATGCAGCCGTCTGAAGAGCGGTTGCAGGAGCCGCAGGCCAAAGCGCGCATTGCGACAGAAAGCAAAGCCGCGCGCCATTGGAAAGCGGCGCTCGCCGTCATCGCCGGGGTGGCGCTGCTGGCGGTGTTGGCCTGGGCAATCGTCAACGGGCTGGGCAAATCGAATAAGCCAAAAGCGGGCGACGAGGCTGACGACGGGTCGGGCGGCACGACACCGGCGCGATTGAAAGCCGGCGTCCGGGCCATTCCCAACAAAGTCTACGAAGTGTCGTTCAGCGATGATGGCCGGCTGCTCGCCTCTGCGGGCGAAGAGGCGGTTGTCCGCTTATGGCAGACGGACGGCGAGAAGCAGTTGGCCGGTCGCGGCGGCGTCGGCAAGTGCGTGGCAGTGAGTCCCGATGGCGCCACACTGGCTTCAGGCAGCAGCGACAACGTGATTCTTTTGTGGCGCGCCAGTGACGGGCAGGCGCTGAAAACGCTGACCGGCCATTCGGATCGTATCTTCAGCATTGGCTTCAGCCCCGATGGGCAGACGCTCTTTTCCGCGAGCGACGACAGGACGGTCCGGCTCTGGCGCGTCAGCGATGGCGGCTTAATCAAGACCGTGAGCACGCCGGAGAAAGGCTACCTGATCGTCACGGTCAGCCCGGATTTGCGGCTGGTCGCTTACTACCGCCCGGGCAGCCCCTTCAAGCTGTGGTCGCTCGAAGCGAATAGCCAGGTGCGACTGCTCAAAGGCAAGGTGCCGGAGGTGTACTGCGGCGCGTTCAGCCGCGACGGGCAAGTGCTGGCGCTCGGCAGCACGAGTGGCGAGGTGCAGTTGTGGCGCGTCAGCGATGGCCGTCTGCTACAATCACTAGGCGAGTTTAAAGCGCGTGTGAATAGCATCGCTTTCAGTGCCAACGGCAAGCTGCTGGCCGCCGGCTTCGACAACGGCACGATTCGGCTCTGGCGCGTCAGCGGCGGCGAATTTCTCGTCCGGCTCCCGGGCCACACGGAATCGGTCAACAGCGTGTCGTTCAGCGCCGATGGCCGCACGCTGGCCTCGGGCAGCGACGACAACACGGTGAGGATATGGGAAATCGCCGAGAATTAA